In Pseudomonas deceptionensis, a single window of DNA contains:
- a CDS encoding HalD/BesD family halogenase, with amino-acid sequence MNTLPNTPALTLGDIIDLELYPITDRTSSTYRALVAQSQSLLGEDGVAIFPGFVRNQSVVAMAEQTLAMHSGMFHFRESHTVYFKPQDESVDPEHPLRRLMSTAKDTVAYADIPAEHLIRKIYESDEVLAFIKDVLALDVLYRHADSLAALNLQGFTAGQQLGWHFDRSDFSVTLSLQAASAGGDFEYVRMLRNENDDCYEAVRQFLDDPKTQQIEVLPQVPGTLTLFRGRYSLHRVTPVQGDRLRLNAVFAYVDQPNVEFSAYARQLFYGRTCVDPV; translated from the coding sequence ATGAATACCCTACCTAACACACCGGCATTAACTCTGGGCGATATCATCGACCTCGAGCTTTACCCCATTACGGATCGCACCAGTTCCACTTATCGTGCACTGGTTGCTCAAAGTCAGTCGTTGCTGGGAGAAGATGGCGTTGCGATCTTCCCCGGGTTTGTTCGCAACCAATCGGTTGTCGCAATGGCTGAGCAGACGCTTGCCATGCACTCGGGCATGTTTCATTTTCGGGAAAGTCACACGGTTTACTTCAAGCCGCAAGATGAAAGCGTTGACCCGGAACATCCGCTACGCCGATTGATGAGCACGGCCAAAGACACAGTGGCTTATGCCGATATTCCGGCCGAACATTTAATCAGAAAGATCTATGAGTCGGACGAAGTCCTGGCTTTCATCAAAGATGTGTTGGCTCTAGACGTGCTCTATCGCCACGCTGATTCGTTAGCCGCCCTTAACTTGCAGGGCTTCACCGCAGGGCAGCAGTTGGGATGGCACTTTGATCGTTCCGACTTCAGCGTAACGCTCTCCCTCCAGGCGGCGAGCGCCGGTGGGGACTTTGAGTACGTGCGCATGTTGCGCAATGAAAACGACGATTGTTATGAAGCAGTCAGGCAGTTCCTTGATGACCCGAAAACACAGCAGATAGAGGTTTTGCCTCAAGTGCCCGGCACCCTGACATTGTTCCGAGGGCGCTATTCATTGCACAGAGTAACGCCGGTGCAAGGGGATCGGTTGAGGCTTAATGCTGTGTTTGCGTACGTTGATCAGCCCAATGTTGAGTTCAGTGCATACGCTCGCCAGTTGTTTTACGGACGCACCTGCGTAGATCCAGTTTAA
- a CDS encoding ABC transporter substrate-binding protein gives MKNRKSLLASLLTLGLLVGSTSSQASGWCESGKPVKFAGLSWESGMLLTDIMMIVLRDGYGCVTDQLVGNTIILETALASNDIQVFGEEWMERSEVWKKASAAGTVVGIGAPIIGATQGWYVPRYVVEGDTKRNKPARAPDLKTVADLSKYPEVFRDPEEPSKGRFYNCPAGWICEQDNTEMLKEYGLENSFTNFRPGTGAALDVTVLSSYKRGEPVLFYYWSPTPLMGQIDAIRLEEKTGANKNVITMVGISKAFHEQAPELVAVLEKVNIPIDLLNQNLARMTQERIASPKLARMFLKEHPEVWHAWVDETAAKKIEASL, from the coding sequence ATGAAAAACAGGAAGAGCTTGCTGGCCTCGTTGCTCACTCTCGGTTTGCTCGTTGGCAGTACTTCAAGCCAGGCTTCAGGATGGTGTGAGTCGGGCAAGCCGGTGAAATTTGCCGGCCTGAGTTGGGAGAGCGGGATGCTCCTTACCGACATCATGATGATCGTGCTCAGGGATGGCTACGGTTGTGTAACCGACCAACTGGTGGGTAATACCATCATTCTTGAAACCGCTCTGGCCAGCAACGACATTCAAGTATTTGGCGAAGAGTGGATGGAGCGTAGCGAAGTCTGGAAAAAAGCTTCAGCTGCCGGGACGGTTGTTGGGATAGGTGCTCCGATTATTGGTGCGACTCAGGGTTGGTACGTGCCGCGTTATGTCGTGGAGGGGGACACTAAGCGTAATAAACCGGCTCGAGCGCCAGATCTCAAAACGGTTGCCGATCTGAGCAAATATCCAGAGGTTTTTCGAGACCCGGAGGAACCGTCCAAAGGCCGCTTCTACAACTGTCCTGCGGGGTGGATTTGTGAGCAAGATAATACCGAGATGTTGAAAGAGTACGGTCTTGAAAACAGCTTTACCAACTTCCGGCCTGGAACCGGTGCGGCACTGGATGTGACGGTTCTGTCCAGCTATAAACGCGGTGAGCCGGTGCTGTTCTACTATTGGTCACCGACGCCGCTTATGGGTCAGATTGACGCGATCAGACTGGAAGAAAAGACCGGGGCCAATAAAAACGTCATCACTATGGTCGGCATTTCCAAGGCTTTCCATGAGCAGGCTCCTGAATTGGTCGCGGTTCTGGAGAAGGTCAATATTCCGATTGATCTGTTGAATCAGAACCTGGCGAGGATGACCCAGGAGCGTATCGCTTCTCCGAAGTTGGCCAGAATGTTTCTCAAGGAGCACCCGGAAGTCTGGCACGCCTGGGTCGATGAAACAGCGGCAAAAAAGATCGAGGCATCGCTCTGA